Proteins co-encoded in one Tachysurus fulvidraco isolate hzauxx_2018 chromosome 17, HZAU_PFXX_2.0, whole genome shotgun sequence genomic window:
- the znf276 gene encoding zinc finger protein 276 isoform X3 — MKGVKRSKNTAGTPRSTHTGRLNTEICRLCHGRFSARKLRDLVPWPSSTEHSTPGFCSDFQRLLGVSVRNDLTLSPYICSDCHNQFYQCHSILQAFRHRVNSSPSLNTSTERCSSTWTNTDEPDQSSPPITSDPHCLLRLVSWTHEHAGSCSFPPGLQEVLEERCGGTVRVVWSCEDGHSYTMDTGVWDRQGDNRHPHHHQPITSREENSTHTKGEQTQSSAHTHNDAQRTDEVSSPAQRLEDSDLSDRNFSSEEEEETRKSSSEDSTHPTADKHVSSKKMSKEVKNLQPKERKKPGPKPGWKKKMKSEREELPTIYKCPHQGCTAVYRGVDGMKKHVKEHHEEVRERPCPHPGCHKVFMIDRYLQRHIKLIHTEVRNYICDQCGRTFKQRKHLSVHQMRHSGAKPLQCEVCGFQCRQRASLKYHMTKHKAEAELEFACSVCERRFEKAHNLNVHMSMVHPLLQEHNTHTTDVS, encoded by the exons ATGAAGGGAGTTAAACGATCTAAAAACACTGCAGGGACACCgaggagcacacacacag GCAGACTGAACACAGAGATCTGTCGGTTGTGTCATGGCCGGTTCTCTGCGAGGAAGCTGCGTGACCTGGTCCCATGGCCTTCATCTACCGAACACTCAACACCAGGCTTCTGTTCAGATTTTCAGCGGTTGCTGGGCGTGTCGGTGCGGAACGACTTAACACTCTCACCGTACATCTGCTCCGACTGCCACAACCAGTTCTACCAGTGTCACAGCATCCTGCAGGCCTTCAGACACCGGGTCAACTCATCACCATCACTTAACACCAGCACAGAGAG GTGCAGTTCAACATGGACAAACACAGATGAACCGGATCAGTCCT CTCCGCCCATCACCTCTGACCCTCACTGTCTGCTGCGCCTGGTGTCATGGACTCATGAGCATGCTGGGAGCTGCAGTTTCCCTCCTGGTCTGCAGGAGGTGCTGGAGGAGCGGTGTGGAGGTACGGTCAGGGTGGTGTGGAGCTGTGAGGACGGACACTCCTACACCATGGACACTGGTGTGTgggacagacagggagacaacagacacccacaccaccaccaaccGATCACAAGCAGGGAGGAGAACTCCACCCACACCAAGGGGGAGCAGACACAGAGCTCCGCCCACACTCACAACG ATGCTCAGCGAACAGACGAGGTTTCATCACCTGCTCAGCGTTTAGAGGACAGCGACCTGTCAGACAG AAATTTCTccagtgaggaagaggaggagacgaGGAAGAGCAGCTCAGAGGACAGCACACACCCTACAGCTGACAAACA tgtgagctcGAAGAAGATGAGTAAAGAAGTAAAGAACCTGCAGCCTAAAGAGAGGAAGAAGCCTGGACCCAAACCTGggtggaagaagaagatgaaatcAGAGCG agaggaGCTGCCCACCATTTATAAATGTCCTCATCAGGGTTGTACAGCAGTGTACAGAGGAGTGGATGGCATgaag AAACACGTGAAGGAGCACCATGAAGAAGTGAGGGAACGACCCTGTCCTCATCCAGGCTGCCACAAAGTGTTCATGATCGACCGCTACCTACAGAGGCACATCAAACTCAttcacacag aggtAAGGAACTACATCTGTGATCAATGCGGTCGGACATTTAAACAGAGGAAACATCTCTCTGTGCACCAGATGAGACACTCAGGAGCAAAACCactgca gtgtgaagtgtgtggtttCCAGTGTCGCCAGAGAGCGTCTCTGAAGTATCACATGACCAAGCACAAGGCTGAGGCAGAGCTGGAGTTTGCATGCAGCGTTTGTGAGCGACGCTTCGAGAAAGCACACAACCTGAATGTCCACATGAGCATGGTGCACCCTCTGTTACaggagcacaacacacacaccacggacGTGAGCTGA
- the znf276 gene encoding zinc finger protein 276 isoform X2, whose protein sequence is MKGVKRSKNTAGTPRSTHTGRLNTEICRLCHGRFSARKLRDLVPWPSSTEHSTPGFCSDFQRLLGVSVRNDLTLSPYICSDCHNQFYQCHSILQAFRHRVNSSPSLNTSTERCSSTWTNTDEPDQSSPPITSDPHCLLRLVSWTHEHAGSCSFPPGLQEVLEERCGGTVRVVWSCEDGHSYTMDTGVWDRQGDNRHPHHHQPITSREENSTHTKGEQTQSSAHTHNDTKALSYRADAQRTDEVSSPAQRLEDSDLSDRNFSSEEEEETRKSSSEDSTHPTADKHSKKMSKEVKNLQPKERKKPGPKPGWKKKMKSEREELPTIYKCPHQGCTAVYRGVDGMKKHVKEHHEEVRERPCPHPGCHKVFMIDRYLQRHIKLIHTEVRNYICDQCGRTFKQRKHLSVHQMRHSGAKPLQCEVCGFQCRQRASLKYHMTKHKAEAELEFACSVCERRFEKAHNLNVHMSMVHPLLQEHNTHTTDVS, encoded by the exons ATGAAGGGAGTTAAACGATCTAAAAACACTGCAGGGACACCgaggagcacacacacag GCAGACTGAACACAGAGATCTGTCGGTTGTGTCATGGCCGGTTCTCTGCGAGGAAGCTGCGTGACCTGGTCCCATGGCCTTCATCTACCGAACACTCAACACCAGGCTTCTGTTCAGATTTTCAGCGGTTGCTGGGCGTGTCGGTGCGGAACGACTTAACACTCTCACCGTACATCTGCTCCGACTGCCACAACCAGTTCTACCAGTGTCACAGCATCCTGCAGGCCTTCAGACACCGGGTCAACTCATCACCATCACTTAACACCAGCACAGAGAG GTGCAGTTCAACATGGACAAACACAGATGAACCGGATCAGTCCT CTCCGCCCATCACCTCTGACCCTCACTGTCTGCTGCGCCTGGTGTCATGGACTCATGAGCATGCTGGGAGCTGCAGTTTCCCTCCTGGTCTGCAGGAGGTGCTGGAGGAGCGGTGTGGAGGTACGGTCAGGGTGGTGTGGAGCTGTGAGGACGGACACTCCTACACCATGGACACTGGTGTGTgggacagacagggagacaacagacacccacaccaccaccaaccGATCACAAGCAGGGAGGAGAACTCCACCCACACCAAGGGGGAGCAGACACAGAGCTCCGCCCACACTCACAACG ACACTAAAGCTCTAAGTTATCGTGCAGATGCTCAGCGAACAGACGAGGTTTCATCACCTGCTCAGCGTTTAGAGGACAGCGACCTGTCAGACAG AAATTTCTccagtgaggaagaggaggagacgaGGAAGAGCAGCTCAGAGGACAGCACACACCCTACAGCTGACAAACA ctcGAAGAAGATGAGTAAAGAAGTAAAGAACCTGCAGCCTAAAGAGAGGAAGAAGCCTGGACCCAAACCTGggtggaagaagaagatgaaatcAGAGCG agaggaGCTGCCCACCATTTATAAATGTCCTCATCAGGGTTGTACAGCAGTGTACAGAGGAGTGGATGGCATgaag AAACACGTGAAGGAGCACCATGAAGAAGTGAGGGAACGACCCTGTCCTCATCCAGGCTGCCACAAAGTGTTCATGATCGACCGCTACCTACAGAGGCACATCAAACTCAttcacacag aggtAAGGAACTACATCTGTGATCAATGCGGTCGGACATTTAAACAGAGGAAACATCTCTCTGTGCACCAGATGAGACACTCAGGAGCAAAACCactgca gtgtgaagtgtgtggtttCCAGTGTCGCCAGAGAGCGTCTCTGAAGTATCACATGACCAAGCACAAGGCTGAGGCAGAGCTGGAGTTTGCATGCAGCGTTTGTGAGCGACGCTTCGAGAAAGCACACAACCTGAATGTCCACATGAGCATGGTGCACCCTCTGTTACaggagcacaacacacacaccacggacGTGAGCTGA
- the znf276 gene encoding zinc finger protein 276 isoform X1 — MKGVKRSKNTAGTPRSTHTGRLNTEICRLCHGRFSARKLRDLVPWPSSTEHSTPGFCSDFQRLLGVSVRNDLTLSPYICSDCHNQFYQCHSILQAFRHRVNSSPSLNTSTERCSSTWTNTDEPDQSSPPITSDPHCLLRLVSWTHEHAGSCSFPPGLQEVLEERCGGTVRVVWSCEDGHSYTMDTGVWDRQGDNRHPHHHQPITSREENSTHTKGEQTQSSAHTHNDTKALSYRADAQRTDEVSSPAQRLEDSDLSDRNFSSEEEEETRKSSSEDSTHPTADKHVSSKKMSKEVKNLQPKERKKPGPKPGWKKKMKSEREELPTIYKCPHQGCTAVYRGVDGMKKHVKEHHEEVRERPCPHPGCHKVFMIDRYLQRHIKLIHTEVRNYICDQCGRTFKQRKHLSVHQMRHSGAKPLQCEVCGFQCRQRASLKYHMTKHKAEAELEFACSVCERRFEKAHNLNVHMSMVHPLLQEHNTHTTDVS, encoded by the exons ATGAAGGGAGTTAAACGATCTAAAAACACTGCAGGGACACCgaggagcacacacacag GCAGACTGAACACAGAGATCTGTCGGTTGTGTCATGGCCGGTTCTCTGCGAGGAAGCTGCGTGACCTGGTCCCATGGCCTTCATCTACCGAACACTCAACACCAGGCTTCTGTTCAGATTTTCAGCGGTTGCTGGGCGTGTCGGTGCGGAACGACTTAACACTCTCACCGTACATCTGCTCCGACTGCCACAACCAGTTCTACCAGTGTCACAGCATCCTGCAGGCCTTCAGACACCGGGTCAACTCATCACCATCACTTAACACCAGCACAGAGAG GTGCAGTTCAACATGGACAAACACAGATGAACCGGATCAGTCCT CTCCGCCCATCACCTCTGACCCTCACTGTCTGCTGCGCCTGGTGTCATGGACTCATGAGCATGCTGGGAGCTGCAGTTTCCCTCCTGGTCTGCAGGAGGTGCTGGAGGAGCGGTGTGGAGGTACGGTCAGGGTGGTGTGGAGCTGTGAGGACGGACACTCCTACACCATGGACACTGGTGTGTgggacagacagggagacaacagacacccacaccaccaccaaccGATCACAAGCAGGGAGGAGAACTCCACCCACACCAAGGGGGAGCAGACACAGAGCTCCGCCCACACTCACAACG ACACTAAAGCTCTAAGTTATCGTGCAGATGCTCAGCGAACAGACGAGGTTTCATCACCTGCTCAGCGTTTAGAGGACAGCGACCTGTCAGACAG AAATTTCTccagtgaggaagaggaggagacgaGGAAGAGCAGCTCAGAGGACAGCACACACCCTACAGCTGACAAACA tgtgagctcGAAGAAGATGAGTAAAGAAGTAAAGAACCTGCAGCCTAAAGAGAGGAAGAAGCCTGGACCCAAACCTGggtggaagaagaagatgaaatcAGAGCG agaggaGCTGCCCACCATTTATAAATGTCCTCATCAGGGTTGTACAGCAGTGTACAGAGGAGTGGATGGCATgaag AAACACGTGAAGGAGCACCATGAAGAAGTGAGGGAACGACCCTGTCCTCATCCAGGCTGCCACAAAGTGTTCATGATCGACCGCTACCTACAGAGGCACATCAAACTCAttcacacag aggtAAGGAACTACATCTGTGATCAATGCGGTCGGACATTTAAACAGAGGAAACATCTCTCTGTGCACCAGATGAGACACTCAGGAGCAAAACCactgca gtgtgaagtgtgtggtttCCAGTGTCGCCAGAGAGCGTCTCTGAAGTATCACATGACCAAGCACAAGGCTGAGGCAGAGCTGGAGTTTGCATGCAGCGTTTGTGAGCGACGCTTCGAGAAAGCACACAACCTGAATGTCCACATGAGCATGGTGCACCCTCTGTTACaggagcacaacacacacaccacggacGTGAGCTGA